From Butyricimonas paravirosa, one genomic window encodes:
- a CDS encoding AAA family ATPase — translation MESLRNTHKILMKERTSAIRRGLLDTIDSRARLIAIKGSRGVGKTNFLLDFCKDHYKDDPSCLYVNINNLFFAMEGLFNFVERFYKLGGKVLLLDQIHKYPNWDRELREAYDRFPDLQIVFTASSILRVKSNKYLHGIVEMYNLSGLSFREFLELETGYKFSVYSFEEIVEHHEEIVNDILEKVRPLAFFNNYLKYGYYPIYLEEKSHIDYLLKNINLTLEFDIPYNNQIELKYLTKLKQLLFIVANGNSNINISKLSAQIGVSRATVLNYLHYMKNARLLTLLFDRESDDENGLKPNQVFLHNPNLLNAVCLDQTDSLMIRKTFLISQLCAVARLNFSGNEDLFVNQKYEISVRQQGDKGRVRDSVILMTDMIERGKKNVIPLWLAGFVY, via the coding sequence ATGGAGAGTTTACGTAACACGCATAAGATCCTGATGAAAGAAAGGACGTCGGCTATCCGTCGCGGTTTATTGGATACGATAGATTCTCGTGCCCGGTTGATTGCGATAAAGGGAAGTCGTGGTGTGGGAAAGACCAATTTCCTACTAGACTTTTGCAAGGATCATTACAAGGACGATCCTTCTTGTCTTTACGTGAACATCAATAACTTGTTCTTTGCGATGGAAGGATTGTTTAATTTCGTGGAACGTTTCTACAAGCTGGGAGGGAAAGTATTGTTATTGGATCAGATCCATAAGTATCCAAACTGGGACCGGGAATTGCGGGAGGCTTACGATCGTTTCCCTGATTTGCAGATCGTTTTCACCGCATCTTCTATTTTACGGGTCAAATCCAACAAATATTTGCATGGAATCGTGGAGATGTACAACCTGAGCGGTTTGTCGTTTCGGGAGTTTTTGGAGTTAGAAACGGGATATAAGTTTTCCGTTTATTCTTTTGAGGAAATCGTGGAACATCACGAGGAAATCGTGAACGATATTCTTGAAAAGGTGCGTCCGTTAGCTTTTTTTAATAACTATTTGAAATATGGTTATTATCCTATATATTTGGAGGAGAAATCACATATTGATTATTTGCTGAAAAACATCAACTTAACATTGGAGTTTGATATTCCGTACAATAATCAAATCGAGCTGAAGTACTTGACAAAATTGAAACAATTACTTTTTATCGTGGCAAATGGTAATAGTAATATTAATATCAGTAAGCTGAGTGCGCAGATCGGTGTTTCTCGTGCAACGGTGTTAAATTACCTGCATTACATGAAGAATGCTCGGTTGTTGACTTTGTTGTTTGATCGGGAAAGTGATGATGAGAACGGGCTAAAACCGAATCAAGTATTTTTGCATAATCCCAATTTGCTGAATGCGGTTTGTTTGGATCAGACGGATTCATTGATGATTCGGAAAACATTTTTAATTAGTCAATTATGTGCCGTGGCAAGATTGAATTTTTCGGGAAATGAAGATTTATTCGTGAACCAGAAATACGAGATTTCTGTACGGCAACAAGGAGATAAAGGGCGAGTCCGGGATTCAGTAATTCTGATGACCGATATGATCGAACGAGGTAAAAAGAATGTTATACCCTTGTGGCTTGCCGGTTTTGTGTATTGA
- a CDS encoding DUF3575 domain-containing protein, translating into MKKLRLIFIFLLACCAISEMQAQKVAVKSNLLYDATATFNLGVELGLARKWTLDIPVNMNPWKFSDGMRLRHWGIQPEVRYWFCERFRRTFIGLHAHYADFNVGSLPHWSFISENMQQNRYEGHLYGAGISIGHAWILKRRWGIEATLGLGYARIVYDKYPCAVCGTRLKSGNRDYFGPTKVGISLIYLIK; encoded by the coding sequence ATGAAGAAACTACGATTGATATTTATTTTTTTACTTGCTTGTTGTGCCATTTCCGAAATGCAGGCACAGAAAGTTGCGGTAAAAAGTAACCTGCTATATGATGCAACAGCTACTTTTAATCTTGGGGTGGAACTCGGCTTGGCTCGGAAGTGGACGCTTGATATTCCCGTGAACATGAATCCTTGGAAATTTAGCGATGGTATGCGGTTACGGCACTGGGGAATACAGCCTGAAGTTCGTTACTGGTTCTGCGAGCGTTTCAGGCGTACTTTTATCGGGTTACATGCTCATTATGCAGATTTTAATGTAGGTAGTTTACCCCATTGGTCTTTCATAAGCGAGAATATGCAACAGAACCGTTACGAGGGACATCTTTATGGTGCCGGGATTTCTATCGGTCATGCTTGGATATTAAAAAGACGTTGGGGTATAGAGGCTACTCTCGGGCTAGGATATGCCCGGATCGTTTATGACAAGTATCCTTGTGCGGTATGTGGTACCCGGCTAAAATCCGGTAATCGTGATTATTTCGGCCCCACGAAAGTTGGTATATCATTAATCTATTTAATCAAGTAA
- the nifJ gene encoding pyruvate:ferredoxin (flavodoxin) oxidoreductase produces MAKEKKFITCDGNAAAAHVAYMFSEVSCIYPITPSSPMAEYVDEWAAKGRKNLFGETVRVMEMQSEAGAAGAVHGSLQAGALTTTYTASQGLLLMIPNMYKIAGELLPCVFHVSARALAAHALSIFGDHADVYAARQTGFAMLASGSVQEVMDLSAVSHLTAIKSRVPFVNFFDGFRTSHEIQKIEELDMEDIRGLVDMKALQEFRDRAQNSENPVTKGTAQNPDVYFQGREAANKFYDAVPDIVANYMDEMSKITGRTYRPFVYYGAKDAENIIIAMGSVTETIREVIDYKLANGEKVGMMAVHLYRPFSAKYFMEAVPATVKRIAVLDRTKEPGANGDPLYLDVKDVFYGQKNAPMIVGGRYGLGSKDVTPGQIIAVYKNLAMNEPKNQFTVGIVDDVTFRSLPVEPEVKVNSDHMYEAKFYGLGSDGTVGANKNSIKIIGGATNKYCQAYFAYDSKKSGGFTASHLRFGDDPIRSTYLVTTPDFVACHVPAYIHMYDVLKGLKKGGSFLLNSLWDEKEVGEHLPNAMKRYLAENEINFYIINGTKIGQQLGLGNRTNTIMQSAFFKITNVIPYELAVSEMKKAIDKSYGTKGEAIVKMNYAAVDAGGLAENVVKVTVPAEWANLKDEKCAHDENRPEFIRNVVDVMNAQKGDDLPVSAFAGREDGTFPAGTSKFEKRGIAINVPEWQVNNCIQCNQCAYVCPHAAIRPFLISDAELAAAPAGTETKPAIGKELAGLKFKIQVSPLDCTGCGNCADVCPAKEKALIMKPLESQESEIARFEYMDKKVGYKKVVEPNNVKNSQFQQPLFEFSGACAGCGETPYIKLITQLFGERMMVANATGCTSIYGGSAPSTPYCKNYQSGRGVAWANSLFEDNAEYGLGMAEGNNRLRDRAKRLLEENLSSFSAETQAAVNEWLAAFEDGEKTLAVSDNMSAALAKENSAIAKEILELKAYFTKKSQWIFGGDGWAYDIGYGGLDHVLASGHNVNVLVVDTEVYSNTGGQSSKSTPVGAVAKFAASGKRVRKKDLGAMAMSYGYVYVAQVAMGSNQAQYLKALKEAEAYDGPSLIIAYAPCINHGLKASMGKSQAEEKKAVECGYWQLYRYNPTLEEEGKNPFQLDSKEPDYSKFRDYLMGEVRFNSLLKAAPEEAEKLFAKTQSDAKWRYEGYKRRAEMKYGE; encoded by the coding sequence ATGGCAAAAGAAAAGAAATTTATCACATGTGATGGTAACGCGGCCGCTGCTCATGTAGCTTATATGTTCAGCGAGGTATCGTGTATCTATCCTATTACTCCGTCGTCTCCGATGGCAGAGTATGTAGACGAATGGGCTGCTAAAGGTAGAAAGAACCTGTTCGGGGAGACAGTAAGAGTGATGGAAATGCAATCAGAGGCAGGTGCTGCCGGAGCTGTTCACGGTTCTTTACAAGCTGGTGCGTTAACCACGACTTATACGGCCTCTCAGGGATTATTATTAATGATTCCTAATATGTACAAGATTGCAGGTGAGTTACTTCCTTGTGTTTTCCACGTGAGTGCCCGTGCTTTGGCTGCTCATGCACTTTCTATTTTCGGTGATCATGCAGACGTTTACGCTGCTCGCCAAACTGGTTTTGCTATGTTGGCTTCCGGTTCTGTGCAAGAAGTAATGGACCTTTCTGCTGTATCACACTTGACGGCTATCAAGTCAAGAGTTCCTTTCGTTAATTTCTTTGACGGTTTCCGTACTTCTCACGAGATCCAGAAGATCGAAGAGTTAGATATGGAAGATATTCGTGGCTTAGTTGACATGAAGGCTTTGCAGGAGTTCCGTGACCGGGCTCAGAATTCTGAGAACCCTGTAACAAAGGGAACCGCTCAAAATCCGGACGTATATTTCCAGGGTAGAGAGGCTGCTAACAAATTCTATGATGCAGTACCTGACATCGTGGCTAATTACATGGATGAAATGTCCAAGATAACCGGTCGTACTTATCGTCCGTTTGTTTATTACGGGGCTAAAGATGCCGAGAATATCATTATCGCCATGGGGTCTGTGACCGAGACTATCCGTGAGGTGATCGATTACAAGCTTGCTAATGGCGAGAAAGTAGGTATGATGGCTGTTCATTTGTATCGTCCGTTCTCTGCTAAATATTTCATGGAGGCTGTTCCTGCTACTGTAAAACGTATTGCAGTGCTTGACCGTACGAAAGAGCCGGGTGCAAACGGAGATCCGTTGTATCTTGACGTGAAAGACGTGTTCTATGGTCAGAAGAATGCCCCGATGATTGTTGGCGGACGTTATGGATTAGGTTCTAAGGATGTAACTCCGGGACAAATCATTGCTGTTTACAAGAATTTGGCTATGAACGAGCCGAAAAACCAATTTACTGTTGGTATCGTGGATGATGTAACTTTCCGTTCTCTTCCTGTTGAACCAGAGGTGAAGGTGAATTCAGATCATATGTACGAGGCTAAATTCTACGGTTTAGGTTCTGATGGTACAGTAGGTGCCAATAAAAACTCTATCAAAATTATTGGTGGAGCTACCAATAAATATTGCCAGGCCTATTTCGCTTATGATTCAAAGAAATCAGGCGGTTTCACGGCTTCTCACCTTCGTTTCGGGGATGATCCTATCCGTTCTACCTATTTGGTGACTACTCCTGATTTCGTGGCTTGTCACGTGCCTGCATATATTCACATGTATGATGTGTTGAAAGGTTTGAAGAAAGGTGGTTCTTTCTTGTTAAACTCTCTTTGGGATGAGAAAGAGGTGGGAGAGCATCTTCCGAATGCGATGAAACGTTATTTGGCTGAAAACGAGATTAATTTCTATATTATCAACGGAACAAAGATCGGTCAGCAATTAGGTTTAGGTAATCGTACGAACACGATCATGCAGTCTGCATTCTTCAAAATCACTAACGTGATTCCTTACGAATTGGCTGTTAGCGAGATGAAAAAAGCTATCGACAAGTCATACGGAACGAAAGGAGAGGCTATCGTGAAGATGAACTATGCTGCTGTTGATGCAGGTGGTTTGGCTGAAAACGTGGTGAAAGTTACTGTTCCTGCTGAATGGGCAAACTTGAAAGACGAGAAATGCGCTCATGACGAGAACCGTCCGGAATTTATCCGTAACGTGGTTGACGTGATGAATGCTCAGAAAGGAGACGATCTTCCTGTTAGTGCATTTGCAGGACGTGAAGACGGAACTTTCCCTGCCGGAACTTCTAAGTTCGAAAAACGCGGAATCGCTATTAATGTTCCGGAATGGCAAGTGAATAATTGTATTCAATGTAATCAATGTGCTTACGTTTGTCCTCATGCTGCTATTCGTCCGTTCTTGATTTCTGACGCTGAATTGGCTGCTGCTCCTGCAGGAACAGAAACCAAACCGGCTATCGGTAAAGAACTTGCAGGATTGAAGTTTAAGATTCAAGTATCTCCGTTAGATTGTACGGGTTGTGGTAACTGTGCCGATGTTTGTCCGGCTAAGGAGAAAGCATTGATCATGAAGCCGCTTGAATCTCAAGAATCTGAAATCGCTCGTTTCGAATACATGGATAAGAAGGTTGGCTACAAGAAAGTAGTTGAGCCGAATAACGTGAAGAATTCTCAGTTCCAACAACCTTTGTTCGAGTTCTCCGGAGCTTGTGCCGGTTGTGGTGAGACTCCGTATATTAAGTTAATTACTCAATTGTTCGGAGAGAGAATGATGGTGGCTAATGCTACCGGATGTACCTCAATCTATGGAGGTTCTGCTCCTTCAACTCCGTATTGCAAAAATTATCAATCAGGACGTGGTGTAGCTTGGGCTAACTCATTGTTCGAGGATAATGCCGAGTATGGTCTTGGAATGGCAGAGGGTAATAACCGTTTGCGTGACCGTGCTAAGAGATTGTTGGAAGAGAACTTGTCAAGTTTCTCTGCCGAAACTCAGGCTGCTGTTAACGAATGGCTTGCTGCTTTCGAGGATGGAGAGAAGACTTTAGCCGTGAGCGACAATATGTCTGCTGCTTTAGCTAAAGAAAATTCAGCTATCGCTAAAGAGATTTTAGAATTGAAGGCTTACTTCACGAAGAAATCTCAATGGATCTTCGGTGGTGACGGATGGGCATACGACATCGGTTACGGTGGTTTGGATCATGTATTAGCAAGCGGTCACAACGTGAATGTATTAGTGGTTGATACCGAGGTGTATTCCAATACTGGAGGTCAATCTTCTAAATCAACCCCTGTTGGTGCCGTGGCTAAATTTGCTGCCAGCGGTAAACGTGTTCGCAAGAAGGATTTGGGTGCAATGGCAATGTCTTATGGTTATGTGTATGTTGCACAAGTTGCTATGGGATCTAACCAAGCTCAATACCTGAAAGCATTGAAAGAGGCAGAGGCTTATGATGGACCTTCATTGATCATCGCTTACGCTCCGTGTATTAACCACGGGTTGAAAGCAAGCATGGGTAAATCTCAGGCTGAAGAGAAGAAGGCTGTTGAATGTGGATACTGGCAATTGTACCGTTATAATCCTACTTTGGAGGAAGAGGGTAAGAATCCATTCCAGTTGGATTCTAAAGAACCGGATTATAGCAAATTCCGCGATTATCTGATGGGTGAGGTTCGTTTCAACTCCTTGTTGAAAGCTGCCCCGGAAGAAGCCGAGAAATTATTTGCTAAGACCCAGTCTGATGCTAAATGGCGTTATGAAGGTTACAAACGCCGTGCAGAAATGAAATATGGAGAGTAA
- a CDS encoding Mfa1 family fimbria major subunit (Members of this family are fimbrial shaft proteins (major subunit proteins), found in the Bacteriodetes. The family is named for Mfa1 from Porphyromonas gingivalis, and is related to but distinct from the family of FimA from the species.), with protein sequence MKKMYFLVAALLVLLSAACTNDHIDQDDDGIVTDPTGEAWIALNVGPPTTSFSRALHDPDKIIGTTKESNVKKIRAIFFDGSEKVTADKTFTVGTDQEAGNPNQPEGDQGKAFKVPASSKRILIIANPSPDLPVTSVGTTTYTVFNQAILAVASLSGDEYFMMSNAKGGLEPSASNTDGTDANLVLYNSASKAESQALSINVDRAVAKVRVYTDNTGISSNNTKANISEPGWVLNATNKKYFPVSKREKTWYETQPRGCITPFDQYKLGSYRIDPNYDNQPTVLPPAFTDYLKDYNYYLDATDVPAGAWHPTDASSDNAEYCLENTQTEDHNVWAYTTQVLFKVIFSPKGLQTPDKNVYDNPADFVNAGALDPGKDWLMVNGGYYTWNLLMDYIKAELTFKFQSEDNDPTIIHNTALTNALNNYLEAINEVKVPIDRNNARSPEEQAGDIVDAFNVKKNAVTTHGADRHGTVSYYVGGVNYYPIMIKHDDSGDVYNELGEFGVVRNSVYDVNISRVNNPGYPNIPEPDPGTKDEDEDNYLSIRINVNPWTWYTQTEEL encoded by the coding sequence ATGAAGAAGATGTATTTTTTAGTCGCGGCACTTTTAGTGTTGTTGTCCGCGGCATGTACCAATGATCATATTGATCAAGATGATGATGGGATCGTAACTGATCCTACTGGAGAGGCTTGGATTGCGTTAAACGTGGGACCCCCGACGACCTCATTTTCTCGGGCTTTACACGATCCTGATAAAATAATAGGAACAACCAAAGAATCAAACGTGAAAAAAATCCGGGCTATATTCTTTGATGGAAGTGAAAAAGTAACAGCGGATAAAACATTTACAGTTGGAACAGATCAAGAAGCTGGTAATCCGAATCAGCCGGAAGGTGATCAAGGAAAAGCTTTTAAAGTGCCTGCTTCATCCAAACGAATTTTGATTATTGCGAATCCGAGTCCGGATTTGCCCGTAACATCTGTGGGGACAACCACATATACCGTTTTTAATCAAGCTATTCTTGCTGTTGCCTCTCTTTCTGGCGATGAGTATTTTATGATGAGTAATGCCAAAGGTGGTTTGGAACCGTCAGCATCGAATACGGATGGGACGGATGCGAATTTGGTCCTTTATAATTCAGCCTCTAAAGCTGAAAGTCAGGCCCTTTCCATCAATGTTGATCGTGCTGTTGCAAAAGTAAGGGTATATACAGACAATACTGGTATTTCCTCTAATAACACGAAGGCTAATATTTCTGAACCTGGTTGGGTATTGAACGCAACGAACAAGAAGTATTTCCCCGTGTCGAAACGTGAAAAAACTTGGTATGAAACTCAACCGAGAGGGTGTATTACTCCTTTCGATCAGTATAAATTAGGTTCGTATAGAATAGATCCGAACTATGATAATCAGCCAACAGTTTTGCCTCCGGCTTTCACAGACTATTTGAAAGATTATAACTACTATCTGGATGCAACGGATGTTCCCGCAGGAGCGTGGCACCCGACAGATGCTTCTTCGGATAATGCAGAATATTGTCTAGAGAATACTCAAACTGAAGATCATAATGTATGGGCTTATACGACCCAAGTGTTATTCAAAGTTATTTTCTCTCCGAAAGGATTACAAACTCCTGATAAAAACGTTTATGATAATCCTGCAGATTTCGTGAACGCGGGTGCGTTGGATCCGGGAAAAGACTGGCTTATGGTGAATGGTGGTTATTACACGTGGAATTTGCTGATGGATTATATTAAAGCGGAATTGACGTTCAAATTTCAAAGTGAAGATAATGATCCCACGATCATTCACAATACGGCACTTACAAACGCTTTAAATAATTATTTGGAGGCAATTAATGAAGTGAAAGTTCCTATTGATAGAAATAATGCCAGAAGTCCGGAGGAACAAGCTGGAGATATTGTTGATGCTTTTAATGTAAAGAAAAATGCAGTAACAACTCATGGCGCTGATCGTCACGGTACTGTTTCATACTACGTGGGCGGAGTGAATTACTACCCGATCATGATCAAGCATGATGATTCCGGGGACGTGTATAACGAACTGGGAGAATTTGGAGTGGTTCGTAATTCTGTTTACGACGTGAATATTTCCAGGGTAAATAATCCCGGTTATCCGAATATTCCGGAACCAGATCCGGGTACCAAAGATGAAGATGAGGATAATTATTTGTCCATCAGAATCAATGTTAACCCGTGGACTTGGTATACTCAAACTGAAGAACTGTAA
- a CDS encoding DUF3868 domain-containing protein has product MRIMLRYMACVLMVLLLGTLTSMAQSRPSYVGTISVKPVRVLQAGEMLYVEMDIILDQVKVKSAGAVDIIPCLVASSDTLELPKVSLKGRNEYATYERILALMSNSERSDRAIPYLVERNVKPESRTIQYRHTVPYEPWMAKAYLDVQKDECGCGEIAWMEVETVDSVRLDFIPEPYRVIPHMAYVQPVPEPVKNREKQVEAFLDFEVNQTYIQPEYMNNPVELAKIRAMIDELRVDQDITINRLDLIGYASPEGSLAGNKRLSEGRALALKNYLSRRYTFAPSLYHVVFGGENWEGLRKALTNLDEPYKVAVESIIDDYDGQERKDRLMRLQGGAPYRYLLRNVYPKLRVAICKVEYHVKNFNVEEAKEIMKVRPQNLSLNEMYLVANTYPNGSKEFINVFETAVRLFPEDDIAKLNAAVAALSRRDIETAERYLDQVKHRELPEYANAAGVLALLKDDYESTRKYLQIAVDAGLEVAGKNLEELEKREQTDLEIKSRKK; this is encoded by the coding sequence ATGAGAATCATGTTACGATATATGGCTTGCGTGTTGATGGTCCTTTTATTGGGAACATTAACTTCGATGGCCCAGTCAAGACCCTCTTATGTGGGAACAATAAGTGTAAAACCGGTGCGGGTGTTACAAGCGGGTGAAATGCTTTACGTGGAGATGGATATTATCTTGGATCAGGTTAAAGTGAAGTCTGCCGGAGCCGTTGATATTATTCCTTGCTTAGTGGCGTCTTCCGACACGCTGGAACTCCCGAAAGTTTCGCTTAAAGGACGTAACGAGTATGCAACTTACGAGCGAATACTTGCTTTGATGAGTAACTCGGAACGTTCGGATCGTGCAATACCTTATCTGGTTGAGAGAAACGTGAAACCTGAAAGCCGGACGATTCAGTATAGACATACCGTGCCTTACGAGCCTTGGATGGCCAAAGCGTACTTGGATGTCCAAAAGGATGAGTGCGGTTGCGGGGAAATTGCTTGGATGGAAGTGGAAACTGTCGATTCCGTGAGATTGGATTTCATTCCGGAACCTTATCGGGTGATCCCCCACATGGCTTACGTGCAACCCGTGCCTGAACCCGTTAAGAACCGGGAGAAACAGGTGGAGGCTTTTCTGGATTTCGAGGTGAATCAGACTTATATTCAACCGGAATACATGAATAATCCCGTGGAATTGGCGAAGATTCGGGCAATGATTGATGAATTACGTGTCGATCAAGATATAACGATTAATCGCTTGGATCTTATTGGTTATGCCTCTCCCGAGGGGTCTCTGGCTGGTAATAAACGGTTGTCGGAAGGAAGGGCTTTGGCATTGAAGAACTATTTGTCAAGACGCTACACTTTTGCACCTTCCCTTTATCATGTCGTTTTCGGGGGTGAAAACTGGGAAGGATTGCGTAAGGCATTGACGAATCTTGACGAACCTTATAAAGTAGCGGTAGAATCGATTATTGATGATTACGATGGGCAGGAACGGAAAGATCGTTTGATGAGATTGCAGGGAGGTGCGCCTTATCGTTATTTGCTTAGAAACGTTTATCCCAAATTGCGTGTCGCTATTTGTAAGGTGGAGTATCACGTTAAGAATTTCAACGTGGAGGAGGCCAAAGAGATTATGAAAGTGCGGCCGCAAAATTTGAGTCTTAACGAGATGTACTTGGTGGCAAATACTTATCCGAATGGCTCGAAAGAGTTTATCAACGTATTCGAGACAGCCGTGAGATTATTCCCTGAGGATGACATTGCCAAGCTTAATGCGGCGGTGGCAGCTCTTTCTCGCCGGGATATTGAAACGGCAGAACGATATTTGGATCAGGTAAAACACCGGGAGTTACCGGAATATGCCAATGCGGCGGGAGTGTTAGCTTTGCTTAAGGACGATTACGAGTCTACCCGGAAGTATTTGCAGATAGCGGTGGATGCAGGACTGGAGGTTGCCGGGAAGAATCTGGAAGAACTTGAAAAAAGAGAACAAACCGATCTTGAAATAAAGTCAAGAAAAAAATAA